A genome region from Parafrankia irregularis includes the following:
- a CDS encoding helicase associated domain-containing protein produces MNNEPQIAAADRARRRERLEHSVQQLSDAQVQADEDEFRLGLAALREFSHSHGHTRVPDGQLDPSGFPLATWVAGQRVAHLEDRLPPARRSALERIPGWQWEPATHR; encoded by the coding sequence GTGAACAACGAACCGCAGATCGCCGCCGCGGATCGCGCCCGGCGCCGCGAGCGGCTGGAACACAGCGTCCAGCAGCTGTCCGACGCGCAGGTCCAGGCCGATGAGGACGAGTTCCGCCTCGGCCTGGCGGCGCTGCGCGAGTTCAGCCACAGCCACGGCCACACCCGGGTCCCGGACGGTCAGCTGGATCCGAGCGGCTTCCCCCTCGCGACCTGGGTCGCCGGTCAGCGCGTGGCGCACCTGGAGGATCGGCTCCCACCGGCGCGACGGTCCGCGCTGGAACGGATCCCCGGCTGGCAGTGGGAGCCGGCCACGCATCGCTGA
- a CDS encoding GlcG/HbpS family heme-binding protein has translation MTLLFSDARTLVDDARERALELGKALSIAVVDYGGFTVLVERMDGARPMTPAIALSKAYSAAVMQRPTEMLENWRQSDPVFFTQVGRMGQHPIVATKGGYTLKRDGAILGGIGISGGSPDEDQQICEAVVAAAGFAVDFPAWAGARREANGHG, from the coding sequence ATGACCCTGCTGTTCAGTGATGCCCGGACCCTCGTGGACGACGCCCGGGAGCGCGCGCTCGAACTGGGCAAGGCGCTGAGCATCGCCGTCGTCGACTACGGCGGCTTCACCGTTCTGGTGGAGCGGATGGACGGTGCCCGCCCCATGACGCCGGCCATCGCCCTGTCGAAGGCCTACTCGGCGGCCGTCATGCAGCGGCCGACCGAGATGCTGGAGAACTGGCGCCAGTCCGACCCGGTCTTCTTCACCCAGGTGGGACGGATGGGACAGCACCCCATCGTCGCCACCAAGGGTGGCTACACCCTCAAGCGGGACGGCGCGATCCTCGGCGGGATCGGCATCTCCGGTGGCAGCCCGGACGAGGACCAGCAGATCTGCGAAGCCGTCGTCGCGGCCGCCGGCTTCGCCGTCGACTTCCCGGCCTGGGCCGGGGCACGCCGAGAGGCGAACGGACATGGCTGA
- a CDS encoding methionine synthase: MADDFKYHIDHHASLLPPAELVETRAAQLRGAVDGAALLAAEETAISQALLAQRRLGLAALSDGEFRRRNHLSVVYDGVAGFTDKPLPGGAFADLVGIAHAPEVRGLTDRPVGQGRLAKHEADCLLSGTDRPTLVALPSPGFLAELAGGVAVTGGEAGQGGTSGAAGQVEQVGADLARILGAEIAALAADGIRYILLTNPAYTFLLTEQGRSQARSRGIDPDSTIERMSQVDAQVLAGLETPAEFRVGLDITATGAVGGGYDPAAVERFLGGLGFGRLCVEYPAAPAERFPLGQLPAGLVVSLGIVDVDDPELEPVDELVGRIDDAAALIDVDDIAISTNGGFHATTVPLDAAHQRAKLQRVEMVARYFWGNEL; the protein is encoded by the coding sequence ATGGCTGACGACTTCAAGTACCACATCGACCACCACGCGAGCCTGCTGCCACCGGCCGAGCTGGTCGAGACCCGGGCGGCACAGCTGCGCGGAGCCGTCGACGGTGCGGCGCTGCTGGCCGCCGAGGAGACCGCGATCAGCCAGGCGCTGCTCGCCCAGCGCCGGCTGGGCCTGGCCGCGCTCAGCGACGGGGAGTTCCGCCGGCGCAACCATCTGTCCGTCGTCTACGACGGGGTCGCCGGGTTCACCGACAAGCCGCTGCCCGGCGGCGCGTTCGCCGACCTCGTCGGCATCGCGCACGCGCCGGAGGTCCGCGGGCTGACCGATCGCCCGGTCGGGCAGGGCCGGCTGGCCAAGCACGAGGCCGACTGTCTGCTGTCCGGCACCGACCGCCCGACGCTGGTGGCGCTACCGTCCCCGGGCTTCCTCGCCGAGCTGGCCGGAGGCGTCGCCGTCACCGGCGGTGAAGCCGGGCAGGGCGGGACGTCCGGGGCGGCCGGGCAGGTCGAGCAGGTCGGTGCGGATCTCGCTCGGATCCTGGGCGCGGAGATCGCCGCCCTGGCCGCCGACGGCATCCGTTACATCCTGCTGACCAACCCCGCGTACACCTTCCTGCTCACCGAGCAGGGGCGGTCGCAGGCCCGGTCGCGCGGCATCGATCCGGACTCGACCATCGAACGGATGTCGCAGGTCGACGCCCAGGTCCTCGCCGGCCTGGAGACCCCGGCGGAGTTCCGCGTCGGCCTCGACATCACCGCCACCGGTGCGGTCGGCGGTGGCTACGACCCGGCTGCCGTCGAGCGGTTCCTGGGCGGCCTCGGATTCGGCCGGCTGTGCGTCGAATACCCGGCGGCACCCGCGGAGCGTTTCCCGCTCGGGCAGCTGCCCGCCGGCCTGGTGGTGTCACTCGGCATCGTCGACGTCGACGACCCGGAGCTGGAGCCCGTCGACGAACTGGTCGGCCGGATCGACGACGCGGCCGCCCTGATCGACGTCGACGACATCGCGATCTCGACGAACGGCGGGTTCCACGCCACGACCGTGCCGCTGGACGCGGCACACCAGCGCGCGAAGCTGCAGCGGGTCGAGATGGTCGCCCGCTACTTCTGGGGCAACGAGCTCTGA
- a CDS encoding NAD-dependent succinate-semialdehyde dehydrogenase, translated as MTTQPGIYEVPEPVAVATDYPTLAMHIDGRWTDGSGDRREAVINPATGTPLGSVPLAEKADLDAALAAAARGYRIWRDTPVERRSRILRRAADLLRERAPQIGRVMTLEQGKALSEAVGEVQRVATLLDWDCEEGRRAYGRIIPTGPGETLTVRREPIGPVAAFTPWNFPAGSPMRKIAAALSAGCSIVIKASEEVPATACALVRCFEEAGVPAGVLNLVFGVPAEVSEHLVASPTIRFVAFTGSVPVGKKLAGLAAAVMKPTIMELGGHAPVIICDDVDPAAAAAACARGKYTNAGQVCTSPSRFFVHDSIHDEFVDAFVKASEAVVVGDGLAPGVQMGPLANERRRAAVRRLVDDARDRGAAVLTGGEDLPGPGFFYRPTVLADVPADAEILRDEPFGPVAPVIRFRALDDAIAQANALPYGLAAYGFTHRADTVARLTDAFEAGILSINHVGGSVPQAPSGGFKESGHGREGGSEGLDGYLVTKRVSHRLAI; from the coding sequence ATGACGACGCAGCCGGGCATTTACGAGGTGCCCGAGCCGGTTGCGGTCGCGACCGACTATCCGACCCTCGCGATGCACATCGACGGCCGCTGGACCGACGGCAGCGGTGACCGCCGCGAGGCCGTCATCAACCCGGCCACCGGCACGCCGCTGGGCAGTGTTCCGCTGGCGGAGAAGGCCGACCTGGACGCCGCGCTCGCGGCGGCGGCCCGCGGCTACCGGATCTGGCGCGACACGCCGGTCGAGCGACGGTCGCGGATTCTGCGCCGGGCCGCGGACCTGCTGCGTGAACGCGCCCCCCAGATTGGCCGGGTGATGACGCTCGAGCAGGGCAAGGCACTGTCGGAGGCCGTCGGTGAGGTCCAGCGGGTGGCGACCCTGCTCGACTGGGACTGTGAGGAGGGCCGCCGCGCCTACGGGCGGATCATCCCGACCGGGCCCGGTGAGACCCTCACCGTGCGCCGCGAACCGATCGGCCCGGTCGCCGCCTTCACGCCCTGGAACTTCCCGGCCGGCAGCCCCATGCGCAAGATCGCGGCCGCGCTGTCCGCCGGCTGCTCGATCGTGATCAAGGCCTCGGAGGAGGTGCCCGCAACCGCCTGCGCGCTGGTGCGGTGCTTCGAGGAGGCCGGGGTTCCGGCCGGGGTCCTGAACCTGGTCTTCGGCGTCCCGGCGGAGGTGTCCGAACATCTCGTCGCCTCGCCGACGATCCGGTTCGTCGCGTTCACCGGGTCGGTGCCGGTCGGCAAGAAGCTCGCCGGGCTCGCCGCCGCGGTGATGAAGCCGACGATCATGGAACTGGGTGGGCACGCCCCGGTCATCATCTGCGACGACGTCGATCCGGCGGCCGCGGCCGCCGCCTGCGCCCGCGGCAAGTACACCAACGCCGGTCAGGTGTGCACCTCACCGAGCCGCTTCTTCGTGCACGACAGCATCCACGACGAGTTCGTCGACGCGTTCGTCAAGGCCTCCGAGGCGGTCGTGGTCGGGGACGGCCTGGCGCCGGGCGTCCAGATGGGCCCGTTGGCCAACGAGCGCCGCCGGGCCGCCGTCCGGCGCCTGGTCGACGACGCCCGCGACCGCGGGGCGGCCGTGCTGACCGGCGGCGAGGACCTCCCCGGCCCGGGATTCTTCTACCGCCCGACCGTGCTGGCGGACGTCCCCGCCGACGCCGAGATCCTGCGGGACGAGCCGTTCGGCCCGGTGGCTCCGGTGATCCGCTTCCGCGCGCTCGACGACGCGATCGCGCAGGCGAACGCGCTCCCCTACGGCCTGGCCGCCTACGGCTTCACCCACCGGGCGGACACCGTCGCCCGGCTCACCGACGCCTTCGAGGCCGGGATCCTGTCGATCAACCATGTGGGCGGGTCCGTGCCGCAGGCGCCGTCCGGGGGCTTCAAGGAGAGCGGCCACGGGCGCGAGGGGGGATCCGAGGGCCTGGACGGCTACCTGGTCACCAAGCGCGTCTCGCACCGGCTGGCGATCTGA
- a CDS encoding alpha/beta hydrolase: MGPSRRALLIATVTAAGGLPTACGTDSQPSHGLVVSDPPRPVGTPATPVSPPASHSTSTSTPGAAATRGPVEVRRTRFTSAARGREVGMAVVAPRVADGLGVCLVLHGRGDDAARAVSLLGLEAQLGTVLAAGVAPFALVTLDGGETYWHRRASGDDPEAMILDEVLPRLDQLGLRTSRIAVTGWSMGGYGGLLLAHRHPELVVAVAASSPAMWHSYGASAPGAFDSKADFAAHPVLGTAPAPGVAYRIDCGGSDPFISVSREAAVTLRAQERNFGPGGHTPSYWRSVTPAQLTFVGAALARTA, encoded by the coding sequence ATGGGCCCAAGCAGGCGTGCGCTGCTGATCGCGACCGTCACCGCGGCCGGTGGTCTTCCCACGGCCTGCGGGACGGATTCCCAGCCCTCCCACGGTCTCGTCGTCAGTGACCCCCCACGCCCGGTCGGCACTCCGGCCACGCCCGTTTCGCCGCCTGCTTCGCATTCCACGTCGACGTCCACGCCCGGTGCCGCGGCGACCCGTGGTCCGGTGGAGGTGCGTCGGACGAGGTTCACGAGCGCGGCGCGGGGCCGTGAGGTCGGCATGGCGGTGGTCGCGCCGCGCGTCGCGGACGGGCTGGGGGTCTGCCTCGTCCTGCATGGGCGCGGTGACGACGCCGCGCGGGCCGTCTCCCTGCTCGGGCTGGAAGCCCAGCTCGGCACGGTGCTCGCGGCCGGGGTGGCACCGTTCGCGCTCGTCACCCTGGACGGCGGCGAGACGTACTGGCATCGCCGGGCCTCCGGCGACGACCCGGAGGCGATGATCCTCGACGAGGTCCTGCCGCGGCTCGACCAGCTGGGTCTGCGTACCAGCCGGATCGCGGTGACGGGCTGGTCGATGGGCGGTTACGGCGGGTTACTGCTCGCGCACCGCCACCCCGAGCTGGTCGTCGCCGTGGCCGCGAGCAGCCCGGCGATGTGGCATTCCTACGGTGCCAGCGCCCCCGGCGCGTTCGACTCGAAGGCCGACTTCGCCGCCCACCCGGTGCTGGGAACCGCACCCGCCCCCGGCGTGGCCTACCGGATCGACTGCGGCGGGTCGGATCCCTTCATCAGCGTCTCCCGCGAGGCCGCTGTGACGCTGCGGGCGCAGGAACGGAACTTCGGGCCCGGCGGCCACACTCCCAGCTACTGGCGTTCCGTCACGCCGGCCCAGCTGACCTTCGTCGGTGCGGCGCTGGCCCGCACCGCCTGA
- a CDS encoding MFS transporter, which yields MVTHFVLALVLAAWAPRIPQVRSDLGLSDGELGLALLGGPVGALATLWAAGTLVRRLGSRRMVVASLVGYCTAGTLLAVVSGVPSLFAVLAVWCALSGALDVASNAQAAMIEELFGRRIMMTVHAAWTGGALVGAGLGAGAAALDVPLGLQTAVLGAVGLAVALPATGWMLDGDHAVAAPRASPRGHRRSAELRASVRWVVPFVPLCVVAFASFLGEGIAADWSAVYLTDVTGASPGLAGVGLVAYMTCMLGVRLVGDRVVEAHGVRRTIRPLALAAGVVFACALVLGGTAAGTALGIVGFAVLGAGLACVVPAAFSEAGRRATRAGAPAGPAIALVGSLGYAGWLAGPPLIGGVAELVGLRTTMWAVVGLTCAIAALTGVLATASSPTPPESPTPPDSPVPPRPDSAVPLPTTASLPPATTSASAAG from the coding sequence ATGGTGACCCACTTCGTGCTGGCGCTGGTCCTCGCCGCGTGGGCGCCGCGCATTCCGCAGGTCCGCAGCGACCTCGGCCTCTCCGACGGTGAGCTGGGCCTGGCCCTGCTCGGCGGTCCGGTGGGTGCGCTGGCCACGCTGTGGGCCGCCGGCACCCTCGTCAGGCGGCTGGGCAGCCGGCGGATGGTCGTCGCGTCGCTCGTCGGCTACTGCACCGCGGGCACGCTGCTGGCGGTGGTGTCCGGGGTGCCGTCGCTGTTCGCGGTGCTCGCGGTGTGGTGTGCGCTCAGCGGTGCGCTCGACGTCGCGAGCAACGCGCAGGCAGCCATGATCGAGGAGCTGTTCGGCCGGCGGATCATGATGACGGTGCACGCGGCCTGGACGGGAGGCGCGCTTGTCGGCGCGGGTCTCGGTGCGGGCGCCGCGGCGCTCGATGTTCCGCTCGGCCTGCAGACCGCCGTGCTGGGCGCGGTCGGGCTCGCCGTCGCCCTGCCCGCGACCGGCTGGATGCTGGACGGTGACCACGCTGTCGCGGCACCTCGCGCCTCGCCGCGCGGGCACCGCCGGTCGGCGGAGCTCCGGGCTTCGGTGCGGTGGGTGGTGCCGTTCGTCCCGCTCTGCGTGGTCGCGTTCGCGAGCTTCCTCGGGGAGGGGATCGCGGCGGACTGGAGCGCGGTCTACCTGACGGACGTGACCGGTGCGTCGCCCGGCCTGGCCGGGGTGGGCCTGGTCGCCTACATGACCTGCATGCTGGGCGTACGGCTGGTGGGTGACCGGGTGGTGGAGGCCCACGGCGTCCGGCGGACGATCCGGCCGCTGGCGCTGGCCGCGGGGGTCGTGTTCGCCTGCGCCCTCGTCCTCGGCGGGACGGCGGCGGGCACCGCGCTGGGGATCGTCGGCTTCGCCGTGCTCGGCGCCGGCCTCGCCTGTGTGGTACCGGCGGCGTTCTCCGAGGCGGGACGTCGGGCGACCCGCGCCGGGGCACCCGCCGGGCCGGCGATCGCCCTGGTCGGGTCACTGGGCTATGCGGGCTGGCTCGCGGGGCCGCCGCTGATCGGCGGCGTGGCCGAGCTCGTCGGCCTGCGCACGACCATGTGGGCGGTGGTCGGGCTCACCTGCGCCATCGCGGCGCTCACCGGTGTCCTCGCCACGGCCAGCTCGCCCACGCCGCCCGAATCACCCACGCCGCCCGATTCGCCCGTGCCGCCCCGTCCCGATTCAGCCGTGCCGCTGCCGACCACGGCGAGCCTGCCGCCCGCGACGACGTCGGCGTCCGCCGCGGGTTAG
- a CDS encoding NAD(P)/FAD-dependent oxidoreductase yields MSGSTGRHRVLIVGGGTAGITVAARLRRAGVTDVALIEPSNTHYYQPMWTLVGGGRAPVEPTARPEQDVLPRGVRWYRDAAVEIDPDAHTVGLAGGGRVAYDFLVVAPGLQLRWDAVPGLERTLGRGGVSSNYSYDFAPATWNFIRNLRSGTAVFTMPSTPVKCGGAPMKIAFLAADYWHRTGVARDIRIVLAFGASALFRVAAYLPALEAAVERYGLDLRLSTELVEVRPERRQAVLHELAAGATGGTGGMTELDYDFMHVTPPQQAPDWIRSGPLAGADDPGGYVTVDPATLRHNRYPDVFALGDVAGLPTSKTGAAIRKQAPVVVANLLALLDGREPRARYDGYTACPIVTARDRMVLAEFDYALQPRPSIPVIDTTRARRDMYLLKRYGLPAFYWNLMLRGLGS; encoded by the coding sequence ATGAGTGGCAGCACAGGCAGGCACCGAGTACTGATCGTCGGCGGCGGGACGGCGGGAATCACGGTCGCGGCGCGGCTGCGCCGGGCGGGCGTCACGGACGTCGCGTTGATCGAACCGTCGAACACGCACTACTACCAGCCCATGTGGACCCTGGTCGGCGGCGGCCGGGCCCCGGTGGAGCCGACCGCCCGACCGGAGCAGGACGTCCTGCCGCGCGGCGTGCGCTGGTACCGCGACGCTGCCGTCGAGATCGACCCCGACGCGCACACGGTCGGGCTCGCCGGCGGCGGCCGGGTGGCCTACGACTTCCTGGTGGTGGCGCCCGGCCTGCAGCTGCGCTGGGACGCCGTCCCCGGGCTGGAGCGGACGCTGGGCCGCGGCGGGGTTTCCAGCAACTACAGCTACGACTTCGCCCCGGCGACCTGGAACTTCATCCGCAACCTGCGGTCGGGGACGGCCGTGTTCACGATGCCGTCGACGCCGGTCAAGTGCGGCGGGGCACCGATGAAGATCGCCTTCCTGGCGGCCGACTACTGGCACCGGACCGGTGTCGCCCGCGACATCAGGATCGTCCTGGCCTTCGGTGCGTCGGCGCTGTTCCGGGTCGCGGCGTACCTGCCGGCGCTGGAGGCCGCCGTCGAGCGCTACGGCCTGGACCTGCGGCTTTCCACCGAGCTGGTGGAGGTCCGTCCCGAGCGCCGCCAGGCCGTCCTGCACGAGCTGGCCGCGGGCGCGACCGGAGGCACCGGTGGCATGACCGAGCTGGACTACGACTTCATGCATGTCACTCCGCCGCAGCAGGCCCCGGACTGGATCAGGTCCGGCCCGCTCGCGGGAGCGGACGACCCCGGCGGCTACGTCACCGTCGACCCGGCGACGCTGCGGCACAACCGCTACCCGGACGTGTTCGCGCTCGGTGACGTGGCGGGCCTGCCGACGTCCAAGACCGGTGCGGCGATCCGCAAGCAGGCACCGGTGGTCGTGGCGAACCTGCTGGCCCTGCTCGACGGCCGCGAGCCGCGGGCCCGCTACGACGGCTACACGGCCTGCCCGATCGTGACCGCCCGCGACCGGATGGTGCTCGCCGAGTTCGACTACGCGCTGCAGCCGCGCCCCAGCATCCCGGTGATCGACACCACCCGGGCGCGCCGCGACATGTACCTGCTCAAGCGCTACGGCCTGCCGGCCTTCTACTGGAACCTGATGCTGCGCGGCCTCGGCTCGTGA
- a CDS encoding VOC family protein, whose product MSNRPAYIHHVNFPTTDPERTKAWYSKVFGLRAITPKSNTRVVLMTRGNFDLHFTPVEEMDRMSPYHFAMEVEDWDGFLAHLHELGVRHTRPIERPENNSKFCYIHDPDHTMIEIVYHGNRPGAGGGAPPRQAAAPAPTPAAAPAFIDDSADSAAKGA is encoded by the coding sequence ATGAGCAACCGACCCGCCTATATCCATCACGTCAACTTCCCGACCACCGATCCGGAGCGCACGAAGGCCTGGTACTCGAAGGTTTTCGGGCTCAGGGCGATCACCCCGAAGAGCAACACCAGGGTGGTCCTGATGACCCGCGGGAACTTCGACCTGCATTTCACCCCGGTCGAGGAGATGGACCGCATGTCGCCCTACCACTTCGCCATGGAGGTGGAGGACTGGGACGGCTTTCTCGCCCACCTGCACGAACTGGGCGTCCGGCACACCCGGCCCATCGAGCGGCCCGAGAACAACTCGAAGTTCTGCTACATCCACGACCCCGACCACACCATGATCGAGATCGTTTACCACGGCAACCGCCCCGGGGCCGGCGGCGGAGCGCCACCCCGCCAGGCCGCCGCACCCGCACCCACCCCCGCGGCCGCGCCCGCCTTCATCGACGACTCCGCCGACTCCGCCGCCAAGGGAGCGTGA
- a CDS encoding alpha/beta fold hydrolase, with protein MPTTTSSDGTGIYYEVHGTGPAVLFVHGSGGHHAAWWQQVPVLRDRFTVITLDLRGFGRSDSTMDEFDSRAFPDDITAVLVDSGVQRAVLVGQSIGAAAALRAALRRPGLAAGVVLAHSLGGIDHPDLAARVQADRAEAVKLPVLDRLLTPRFQAEEQEKTFLFRQMGTFNTAKMADLRNLNTDGPTVAELAGSGIPLCFLAGENDAVLRPDTVRAAAALLPSATLELVPAAPHSMYWEAPDLFNAALIRFLEKAYASELATAGASA; from the coding sequence ATGCCCACCACGACGTCCTCGGACGGCACCGGGATCTACTACGAGGTGCACGGCACCGGCCCGGCCGTCCTGTTCGTGCACGGTTCGGGCGGGCACCACGCCGCCTGGTGGCAGCAGGTTCCCGTGCTGCGCGACCGGTTCACCGTCATCACCCTCGACCTGCGCGGTTTCGGCCGTTCGGACTCCACCATGGACGAGTTCGACAGCCGGGCGTTTCCCGATGACATCACCGCCGTTCTCGTCGACTCCGGGGTGCAGCGCGCGGTGCTGGTCGGGCAGTCCATCGGGGCCGCGGCCGCGCTGCGTGCCGCGCTGCGCCGGCCCGGTCTCGCCGCCGGTGTGGTGCTCGCGCACTCGCTCGGCGGCATCGACCATCCTGACCTGGCCGCACGGGTCCAGGCCGACCGGGCCGAGGCGGTGAAGCTGCCCGTCCTGGACCGGCTGCTCACTCCCCGCTTCCAGGCCGAGGAGCAGGAGAAGACGTTCCTGTTCCGGCAGATGGGCACCTTCAACACCGCGAAGATGGCGGACCTTCGCAATCTCAACACCGACGGTCCGACCGTCGCCGAGCTCGCCGGCTCCGGCATTCCGCTCTGTTTCCTCGCCGGGGAGAACGACGCGGTGCTGCGCCCGGACACCGTCCGCGCCGCGGCGGCACTTCTCCCGAGCGCGACGCTGGAACTCGTCCCGGCCGCGCCGCACTCGATGTACTGGGAGGCGCCCGACCTGTTCAACGCCGCCCTCATCCGCTTCCTGGAAAAGGCGTACGCCTCGGAGCTCGCGACCGCTGGAGCGTCGGCATGA
- a CDS encoding fumarylacetoacetate hydrolase family protein, producing the protein MRWCRFERGGVPSFGVIVDEQVCPVDGDPFAGHRPSGEPVALAEVRLLAPVLPPTFFAVGLNYASHIEHARERGYALAVMPERPEIGYRANSALIGPGEAIVKPADCTGRFETEGELVAVIGRRVRHCSREQAVDAVFGWTIGNDVSAREWQRSDRTLWRSKNSDTFKPMGPWIETDVDALAATTTVSLDDTEVARFATGDMIFDPYDYIREISRYITLMPGDVLWMGTESVVAMEPGQTVGVTISGIGTLSNPVELEKSSAAAEEK; encoded by the coding sequence ATGCGATGGTGCCGTTTCGAACGCGGTGGCGTGCCGAGCTTCGGGGTCATCGTCGACGAGCAGGTCTGCCCCGTCGACGGTGACCCGTTCGCCGGGCACCGGCCCAGCGGCGAGCCCGTGGCGCTGGCCGAGGTGCGGCTGCTGGCGCCGGTGCTGCCCCCGACCTTCTTCGCCGTCGGCCTGAACTACGCCAGCCACATCGAGCACGCGCGGGAACGCGGCTACGCCCTCGCGGTGATGCCCGAGCGCCCGGAGATCGGTTACCGGGCCAACAGCGCACTGATCGGGCCCGGCGAGGCCATCGTCAAACCGGCCGACTGCACCGGCCGGTTCGAGACCGAGGGCGAGCTGGTGGCGGTGATCGGGCGCCGGGTGCGGCACTGCTCCCGCGAGCAGGCCGTCGACGCGGTGTTCGGCTGGACGATCGGCAACGACGTCAGTGCCCGGGAGTGGCAGCGCAGCGACCGCACCCTGTGGCGGTCCAAGAACAGCGACACCTTCAAGCCGATGGGTCCGTGGATCGAGACCGACGTCGACGCTCTGGCCGCCACCACCACGGTCAGTCTGGACGACACGGAGGTCGCGCGGTTCGCCACCGGAGACATGATCTTCGATCCCTACGACTACATCCGCGAGATCTCCCGCTACATCACGCTCATGCCCGGCGACGTCCTGTGGATGGGCACCGAGTCGGTCGTGGCGATGGAACCGGGCCAGACCGTCGGCGTGACGATCTCCGGCATCGGCACGCTGAGCAATCCGGTGGAGCTGGAGAAGTCGTCAGCAGCGGCCGAGGAGAAATGA
- a CDS encoding acyl-CoA synthetase translates to MYPGTFAARFADKPAVIIAETGERLTYRELEDNSLRLARYLYDAGFRRGDHVALLADNTPQAYEVYWAAVRSGFYITAVNWHLAVPEISYIVNDCGARVLIASAALRDVAATVVMDTPAVDVRLMFGAQAQAQAQAQAQAQAQAQPQAQTQAQPQPSGSLPGGFGSYEAALAGASPEPLPAQPRGADMLYSSGTTGRPKGIKKPLPERQVDEPGDLYTELLPRMYGFDADTVYLSPAPVYHAAPLRYSTVIHAVGGTVVLMRAFDAQSALAAIERHRVTHSQWVPTMFVRMLKLPAEAREQYDLSSHRVAVHAAAPCPVTVKQAMIDWWGPILHEYYAATEAIGTTLASSEEWLHRPGTVGKATLGILHICADDGTPLPPGETGTVYFERHDPLFEYHNDPEKTAQARHPDHPTWNTTGDVGYLDADGYLYLTDRKVFLIISGGVNIYPQEIEDSLVLHPKVFDVAVVGMPDEEMGESVRAVVQPAAGIMPGPGLAAELTEFLRGRIASYKIPRRFDFVTELPRTPTGKMAKKALRG, encoded by the coding sequence ATGTATCCCGGAACGTTCGCTGCGAGGTTCGCCGACAAACCGGCTGTGATCATCGCGGAGACGGGGGAGCGGCTCACCTACCGTGAGCTCGAGGACAATTCACTACGTTTAGCCCGGTATCTCTACGACGCGGGCTTCCGGCGGGGCGACCATGTCGCGCTGCTGGCGGACAACACTCCGCAGGCCTACGAGGTGTACTGGGCGGCGGTGCGTTCGGGCTTCTACATCACCGCGGTCAACTGGCATCTCGCGGTGCCGGAGATCAGCTACATCGTGAACGACTGCGGGGCGCGGGTACTGATCGCCTCGGCCGCGCTGCGGGACGTCGCGGCCACCGTCGTCATGGACACGCCCGCCGTGGATGTCCGGCTGATGTTCGGTGCCCAGGCCCAGGCCCAGGCCCAGGCCCAGGCCCAGGCCCAGGCCCAGGCGCAGCCGCAGGCGCAGACCCAGGCACAGCCGCAGCCGAGCGGATCCCTTCCGGGTGGCTTCGGCTCCTATGAGGCGGCGTTGGCGGGCGCCTCGCCGGAGCCGCTGCCGGCGCAGCCCCGCGGGGCCGACATGCTGTACTCGTCAGGCACCACCGGCCGGCCGAAGGGAATCAAGAAGCCGTTGCCGGAACGGCAGGTCGACGAGCCGGGCGACCTCTACACCGAGCTTCTCCCGCGTATGTACGGCTTCGACGCCGACACCGTGTACCTGTCTCCCGCGCCGGTCTACCACGCGGCGCCCCTGCGGTACTCGACCGTCATCCACGCCGTTGGTGGAACGGTCGTCCTGATGCGTGCTTTCGACGCGCAGTCCGCGCTGGCTGCCATCGAACGCCACCGGGTCACGCACAGCCAGTGGGTGCCCACGATGTTCGTCCGAATGCTGAAGCTGCCAGCCGAGGCGCGGGAACAGTACGACCTGTCGAGCCATCGGGTCGCCGTGCACGCCGCGGCGCCGTGCCCCGTCACGGTGAAACAGGCGATGATCGACTGGTGGGGCCCGATCCTCCACGAGTACTACGCCGCCACCGAGGCCATCGGCACGACGCTCGCCAGCAGCGAGGAATGGCTGCACCGTCCGGGAACGGTGGGGAAGGCGACGCTCGGCATTCTGCACATCTGCGCGGATGACGGTACGCCGCTGCCGCCGGGCGAGACCGGGACCGTGTACTTCGAACGCCACGACCCGCTGTTCGAATACCACAACGACCCGGAGAAGACGGCCCAGGCACGGCATCCGGACCACCCGACCTGGAACACGACAGGTGACGTCGGGTATCTCGACGCCGACGGCTATCTCTACCTCACCGACCGGAAGGTGTTCCTCATCATCTCCGGCGGTGTGAACATCTATCCGCAGGAGATCGAGGACAGTCTCGTCCTGCACCCCAAGGTGTTCGACGTCGCCGTCGTCGGAATGCCCGACGAGGAGATGGGTGAATCCGTCCGGGCGGTGGTGCAGCCCGCCGCGGGCATCATGCCGGGGCCCGGTCTGGCGGCCGAGCTGACGGAGTTCCTGCGCGGGCGGATCGCCTCCTACAAGATCCCGCGCAGGTTCGACTTCGTGACCGAGCTGCCGCGTACACCGACCGGCAAGATGGCCAAGAAGGCGCTGCGCGGCTGA